The sequence ATCGTCCCGGCCCCGTCGGCCACCGGCGGCGCGATGCGATCGCGCGTGCCAATCGCGCTGATGAATTCGGCATTCTGCCGATGGCCAGGAACCGTCCGGGGCATGAGTGCGAACGTGTCGGACGGCTCTGGAAGCCTCAGGCGTTTGCCACGAACCGTCTGGACCTCTTTGCGATGCTCGTTGGGGTACAGGATGTAGACCCGGTGGTCCGCGGCAAGGTTGAAGATCGTGAGGTAGAGTGCACTGTCGGCGGCGACTTCGAGTTCCAGGAGATCGCCGGCCACGAGCGTCGACTTGCCGAGCCGCAGTTGCAGCGACAGCGATCCGTCGGCCTTGGGGGGGCGCACCACCTTGAAGTCGCCCTCCACCGAGACTCGCGGGATCGCGTCGCCCGACGGCACCGGAACCAGCTCGGTCCGCTTGCGGATGTTGCGTTCTCCGACCACCAGCCCGAAGGTGCGAACCATGGTCTTGCGGAGATCGGCTTCGGTGGTCTCGTTGTTGGCCGTGAAATCGATCATGCCGCCCGCGCTATTCACCTCGATACCGAAGGCCTGCTCAACCGCCATGGCCCGCGCTCCGTTGAGGGCCTGGGTATAGGCTTGCTCGGCCGTCAAGCCGCCGGAAATGTCGGCCTGGCCC is a genomic window of Candidatus Tanganyikabacteria bacterium containing:
- a CDS encoding DUF4384 domain-containing protein; this translates as MTGVASIPDPAVGFGHGQGSRPPADGKGCRGVARARPGRRLAFAGLIAASVLAAWPLAADAEEIWVPACKGQADISGGLTAEQAYTQALNGARAMAVEQAFGIEVNSAGGMIDFTANNETTEADLRKTMVRTFGLVVGERNIRKRTELVPVPSGDAIPRVSVEGDFKVVRPPKADGSLSLQLRLGKSTLVAGDLLELEVAADSALYLTIFNLAADHRVYILYPNEHRKEVQTVRGKRLRLPEPSDTFALMPRTVPGHRQNAEFISAIGTRDRIAPPVADGAGTISLQAYIDWLAKIPAGDWAEAQAAYVVHAADQDEPQAPLKGQR